A DNA window from Bos mutus isolate GX-2022 chromosome 11, NWIPB_WYAK_1.1, whole genome shotgun sequence contains the following coding sequences:
- the MSGN1 gene encoding mesogenin-1, with protein sequence MDNLRETFLSLEDGLGSSDSPGLLSSWDWKDRAGSFELTQASPSQSLSPAPSLESYSSSPCQAVAGLACGHGGANGRGGDDCSGLGTSGLIEVDYDMLAFPPAYLQGSSGTKAQKGTKVRMSVQRRRKASEREKLRMRTLADALHTLRNYLPPVYSQRGQPLTKIQTLKYTIKYIGELTDLLNSGREPRPQSA encoded by the coding sequence ATGGACAACCTGCGAGAGACCTTCCTCAGCCTGGAAGACGGCTTGGGCTCCTCCGACAGCCCTGGCCTGCTGTCCTCCTGGGACTGGAAAGACAGGGCGGGGTCCTTTGAGCTGACTCAGGCCTCTCCCTCCCAGAGCCTCTCCCCGGCTCCATCCCTGGAGTCCTATTCTTCCTCTCCCTGTCAGGCTGTGGCCGGGCTCGCCTGTGGGCATGGAGGTGCCAACGGTCGGGGCGGCGATGACTGCAGCGGCCTTGGGACCAGCGGCCTGATAGAGGTGGATTACGACATGCTGGCTTTCCCGCCTGCCTACCTGCAGGGCTCGAGTGGCACCAAGGCCCAGAAGGGCACCAAGGTCAGGATGTCCGTCCAGCGGAGACGGAAGGCCAGCGAGAGGGAGAAGCTTCGGATGAGGACCTTGGCTGATGCCCTGCACACCCTCAGGAATTATCTGCCCCCTGTCTACAGTCAGAGGGGCCAGCCGCTCACCAAGATCCAGACGCTGAAGTACACCATCAAGTATATCGGAGAGCTCACGGACCTTCTCAACAGCGGCCGAGAGCCCCGGCCCCAAAGCGCTTGA